In the genome of Treponema pedis, one region contains:
- a CDS encoding type III PLP-dependent enzyme — translation MDRRDYISDSEWKHFMNFSKNLETPCVVVNLKTIKKNYLKLKDNFPYADVYYAIKANPHDKIISMLYGLGSNFDIASRYELDKVLRLGVTPDRVSYGNTIKKAKDIAYFYEKGVRMFATDSKDDLKNIAQYAPGSRVYVRILVENTTSADWPLSRKFGCHPDMAYDLCIQARDSGLIPYGISFHVGSQQRDIGQWNDALAKTKYLIASLEEEEDIKLEMINMGGGFPASYVTPANDLGDYASEITRYLEDDFGEDSPRIILEPGRSLVGDSGILITEVVMISRKNNTALFRWVYLDTGLFNGLIETLNESLKYPIVTDKDEDCKKRGDVVLAGPTCDSMDIMYEDYKYSLPTTLKPGDRVYFLTTGAYTSSYASVEFNGFPPIKTYIME, via the coding sequence ATGGATAGACGGGATTATATCAGCGATTCTGAATGGAAGCATTTTATGAACTTTTCAAAGAATCTTGAAACTCCCTGCGTTGTTGTTAATCTAAAAACAATTAAAAAAAATTATTTAAAGCTGAAGGATAATTTTCCGTATGCTGATGTTTATTATGCAATTAAGGCAAATCCGCATGATAAGATTATTTCTATGCTTTATGGATTGGGTTCGAATTTCGATATAGCTTCGAGATACGAATTGGATAAAGTTTTGCGTTTAGGCGTAACCCCGGACAGGGTTAGCTATGGAAATACCATAAAAAAAGCTAAAGATATTGCGTACTTTTATGAAAAGGGCGTAAGAATGTTTGCTACGGACAGTAAAGACGATTTAAAAAATATAGCTCAGTATGCTCCCGGCTCAAGAGTTTATGTACGTATCTTGGTTGAAAACACAACAAGCGCCGATTGGCCTCTATCCAGAAAATTCGGCTGCCACCCCGATATGGCGTATGATTTGTGTATTCAGGCAAGGGATTCCGGGCTTATTCCTTACGGAATTTCTTTTCACGTGGGAAGCCAACAGCGCGATATCGGTCAATGGAATGATGCTCTTGCAAAAACAAAGTATCTTATTGCTTCTCTTGAAGAAGAGGAGGATATTAAACTTGAGATGATTAATATGGGAGGAGGGTTTCCCGCTTCTTATGTTACTCCCGCAAACGATTTGGGCGATTATGCTTCCGAAATTACGCGCTATTTAGAAGACGATTTCGGCGAAGACAGTCCTAGAATTATTTTGGAACCGGGGCGTTCTTTAGTAGGTGACAGCGGAATTCTTATTACCGAAGTTGTTATGATTTCAAGAAAAAACAATACCGCCTTATTCCGCTGGGTTTATTTAGATACGGGGCTTTTTAATGGACTTATTGAAACCTTAAATGAATCTTTAAAGTATCCTATAGTTACCGATAAAGATGAGGATTGTAAAAAACGCGGAGATGTTGTTCTTGCAGGTCCTACTTGCGACAGCATGGATATTATGTATGAAGATTATAAATACAGTCTGCCTACAACGTTAAAACCGGGTGACAGGGTTTACTTTTTAACTACAGGAGCTTATACTTCAAGTTATGCATCTGTAGAGTTTAACGGTTTTCCTCCTATTAAAACTTACATAATGGAATAA
- a CDS encoding ABC transporter substrate-binding protein, translated as MKKLCVFILTICIISLCFSCGGGGAEDIRSQTLVVAMSSDAITMDPSAQNDSYSANAMLQMYEGLIYLTPGGEVVPSLAERWNISPDGMEYTFYIKRGVKFHNGEELKAEDVVFSYTRAFVSPAVAHIFSDIDPATIQAPDDYTVTFKMKEPYAGILTALCHSSAYIVNKKAVEAAGDSYARSPIGTGPYKFISHTKSDKIKFERYEEFHGNKPYYKYLEFRIIPEPTNRIIELESGGADIVYDVSPNDLDRFESNSEIKLIRSYDYLTQYMGMNCSKPPLNDVRVRKAVACAIDTDQIVKAVWKGLGKTATAPYASEIRYSMSNKLKPIPRDVEKAKALLKEAGYEGGLKLTLSTNERKERIDMAVIMKEQLKDVGIDLSINVLEWSKYIEMLEKGEQELFEIGWSSDTPDPDMVVYPCFHSISMGPGGNYVFLNDEKLDNLIIKGRRVLDGPDRQKIYEEIQEYIMDLTPAVFQYNGEQAAGIRADITGLSLSPLGHHFLGNIKPAK; from the coding sequence ATGAAAAAACTCTGTGTTTTTATATTAACGATATGTATAATATCGTTATGCTTTTCTTGCGGAGGCGGCGGAGCCGAAGATATACGTTCCCAAACCCTGGTTGTAGCTATGTCAAGCGATGCAATAACTATGGACCCTTCAGCTCAAAACGATTCATATTCCGCAAACGCTATGCTCCAAATGTATGAAGGCTTGATTTACCTTACTCCCGGCGGAGAGGTAGTCCCCTCATTGGCGGAAAGGTGGAATATTTCTCCCGACGGTATGGAGTATACATTTTATATAAAAAGAGGCGTAAAATTTCATAACGGTGAAGAATTAAAAGCCGAAGATGTAGTATTCAGTTATACCAGAGCCTTCGTATCCCCCGCAGTGGCTCATATTTTTTCGGATATAGACCCCGCTACAATTCAAGCGCCGGACGACTATACCGTTACATTTAAAATGAAAGAACCCTATGCGGGTATTTTAACGGCTTTATGTCACTCTTCAGCATATATCGTAAACAAAAAAGCGGTTGAAGCGGCGGGAGATTCTTATGCAAGAAGTCCGATAGGTACCGGCCCTTATAAATTTATAAGTCATACAAAATCCGATAAAATAAAATTTGAAAGGTATGAAGAATTCCACGGAAATAAACCTTACTACAAATACTTGGAATTCAGGATTATACCGGAACCTACAAACAGAATAATAGAACTTGAATCAGGCGGAGCCGATATTGTATACGACGTTTCGCCCAACGATTTGGACCGCTTTGAAAGTAACAGCGAAATAAAACTTATACGAAGCTACGATTACTTAACCCAATATATGGGTATGAATTGCAGTAAGCCGCCTCTAAACGACGTAAGAGTAAGAAAGGCCGTCGCTTGTGCAATAGATACGGACCAAATCGTAAAAGCTGTATGGAAGGGATTGGGTAAAACCGCAACAGCGCCTTATGCTTCGGAGATACGCTATTCAATGTCGAATAAACTTAAACCTATCCCCAGAGATGTGGAAAAAGCCAAGGCTCTTTTAAAAGAAGCAGGATACGAAGGAGGTTTAAAATTAACTCTTTCCACCAATGAAAGAAAAGAGCGTATAGATATGGCCGTAATTATGAAAGAACAGCTTAAAGACGTAGGAATTGATTTATCCATTAACGTACTTGAGTGGAGCAAATATATAGAAATGCTGGAAAAAGGAGAACAGGAATTATTTGAGATAGGCTGGTCTTCAGATACTCCCGACCCGGATATGGTAGTCTATCCCTGCTTCCATTCAATTTCTATGGGCCCCGGAGGAAATTACGTATTTTTAAATGATGAAAAACTGGATAATCTTATTATCAAGGGAAGAAGAGTTCTTGACGGTCCTGACAGACAAAAAATCTACGAAGAAATTCAAGAGTATATTATGGATTTAACTCCCGCCGTTTTCCAATATAACGGAGAGCAAGCTGCGGGTATAAGAGCCGATATCACAGGCCTAAGCCTTTCTCCTTTAGGACACCATTTCTTGGGAAATATAAAACCGGCTAAATAA
- a CDS encoding YoaK family protein encodes MQIRSFALKIWIILLTFIAGFVNASAVRLFASPISHHTGNVTGIAVSVTDGAFGFTVKTAASVAAFFLGAFISGLMFYQRKFTLKKRYGIFLMFFSSGFFAVSVFTFSKITSLFILALILGMQNGMFIFYGDVLVRTTHITGYLTDAAFALAMALRGDKSKLKLAAFYLINIFCFLSGGIFSGVIKESFLLQICGIMYLFAGVYYFILRKKG; translated from the coding sequence GTGCAGATAAGGTCTTTTGCTCTTAAAATATGGATTATCCTTTTAACCTTTATTGCAGGGTTTGTAAATGCTTCGGCGGTGCGCCTTTTTGCTTCTCCTATAAGTCATCATACGGGCAATGTTACGGGGATTGCGGTTTCCGTTACGGACGGGGCTTTCGGTTTTACCGTTAAAACGGCCGCTTCCGTTGCAGCCTTCTTTTTAGGAGCCTTTATTTCAGGCTTAATGTTTTATCAAAGAAAATTTACATTAAAAAAGCGCTACGGAATTTTTTTAATGTTTTTTTCGTCGGGGTTTTTTGCCGTTTCGGTTTTTACTTTTTCTAAAATTACTTCACTTTTTATTCTTGCCCTTATTCTCGGAATGCAAAACGGAATGTTTATTTTTTACGGCGATGTGCTTGTACGCACTACCCATATTACGGGCTATCTTACGGACGCGGCTTTTGCACTTGCAATGGCTTTAAGAGGCGATAAGTCCAAATTAAAACTTGCCGCTTTTTATCTTATCAATATTTTTTGTTTTTTATCTGGCGGAATTTTTTCAGGTGTTATAAAGGAGAGTTTTCTTTTGCAGATTTGCGGTATTATGTATTTATTTGCCGGAGTGTATTATTTTATTTTGCGTAAAAAAGGATAA
- a CDS encoding tryptophanase: MSKYVAEPFRIKMVETIKMTTRKQREKLIKEAHYNVFNLKGEDVYIDLLTDSGTNAMSDEQWAGVMRGDEAYAGADSYFKLLKAGQDIFGYEFIQPVHQGRAAEKVMFPLLLGKGKVAISNMFFDTTRAHVEIAGARAIDCVVEEAKNPSVRAPFKGNMDVAKLEELIKKYGKEKVGLIVMTITNNSAGGQPVSMENMKRVSEVAKKYGIPLNIDAARFAENAYFIKMREDKYKKSSIKSIIKEMFSYADSFTMSAKKDAIVNMGGLIGIKKDAELYQRIKGNCISFEGFITYGGLSGRDLEALAIGLYEGLDEDYLKYRNGQMEYFASLLDESEIAYQAPVGGHGVFVDAQAMLPHLKYTDFPGQALAIELYLEAGIRTCDIGSYMLGNNPDTGKQLKADFEFTRFAIPRRVYTQSHIDIMAEALINIKKHADKVPGYKIIWEPPILRHFQAHLEPKQ; this comes from the coding sequence ATGAGTAAGTATGTTGCGGAGCCTTTTCGGATTAAAATGGTTGAAACCATTAAGATGACAACCAGAAAACAGCGCGAAAAGCTGATAAAAGAAGCGCATTATAATGTGTTTAATTTAAAAGGAGAAGATGTTTATATCGACCTTTTAACCGATTCGGGTACAAATGCGATGAGCGATGAACAATGGGCGGGCGTAATGCGCGGCGATGAGGCTTATGCCGGAGCGGACAGCTATTTTAAGCTCTTAAAAGCCGGACAGGATATTTTCGGTTACGAATTTATTCAGCCCGTACATCAGGGGCGCGCCGCGGAAAAGGTAATGTTTCCGCTTCTTTTAGGAAAAGGAAAAGTTGCAATTTCCAATATGTTTTTCGATACTACAAGAGCCCATGTAGAAATTGCGGGGGCAAGAGCAATCGACTGCGTTGTAGAAGAAGCTAAAAATCCTTCGGTAAGAGCTCCGTTTAAGGGAAATATGGACGTAGCAAAGTTGGAAGAGCTTATTAAAAAATACGGTAAGGAAAAAGTCGGACTTATTGTTATGACCATTACAAACAACTCCGCAGGAGGACAGCCCGTTTCTATGGAAAATATGAAACGGGTTTCGGAAGTGGCAAAAAAATACGGTATACCTCTTAACATAGATGCAGCCCGCTTTGCCGAAAATGCATACTTTATAAAAATGCGTGAAGATAAATATAAAAAATCTTCCATTAAGTCGATTATAAAAGAAATGTTTTCCTATGCCGATTCCTTTACAATGAGTGCAAAAAAAGATGCTATAGTAAATATGGGCGGTTTAATCGGAATTAAAAAGGACGCTGAGCTTTATCAAAGAATAAAGGGTAATTGTATTTCTTTTGAAGGTTTTATTACTTACGGAGGGCTTTCCGGGCGCGACCTTGAAGCCTTGGCTATAGGTTTGTATGAAGGCTTGGACGAAGATTATCTTAAATACAGAAACGGGCAAATGGAGTATTTTGCAAGTCTTTTAGATGAATCTGAAATTGCATATCAAGCTCCGGTAGGCGGACACGGAGTTTTTGTAGATGCACAGGCAATGCTTCCGCATTTAAAATATACCGACTTTCCGGGTCAGGCCTTGGCAATAGAGTTATATCTTGAAGCTGGTATCAGAACTTGCGATATAGGTTCTTATATGCTTGGAAACAACCCCGATACGGGAAAACAGTTAAAAGCCGATTTTGAGTTTACGCGCTTTGCAATTCCGCGCCGCGTGTATACCCAATCGCATATCGATATTATGGCTGAAGCTCTGATAAATATTAAAAAGCATGCGGATAAAGTTCCCGGTTATAAAATAATTTGGGAGCCGCCGATTTTAAGGCACTTCCAAGCTCATTTGGAGCCTAAACAATAG
- a CDS encoding V-type ATP synthase subunit E produces MEVQLQELIAKIKKDGISAAEEQAAAVIQAAEEKAKSIIADAENEAQTAVKKAEAEAERFRKAAESSIEQAGRNTLISFRQGVLRELEAIIGSETAKSYNAEVLKTLIPETVKLWVKNNNTEDLSVILSPQDLKNLENSLHFALKDVISKGVEIKADGKMSGGFRIGTKDGAAYYDFSAEAVAALFASYLSPKTSEILKKAAKEL; encoded by the coding sequence ATGGAAGTTCAATTGCAAGAGCTTATCGCTAAAATAAAAAAAGACGGCATTTCCGCCGCTGAAGAACAGGCGGCCGCTGTTATACAGGCTGCTGAAGAAAAGGCAAAGTCTATTATTGCAGATGCAGAAAATGAGGCTCAAACTGCCGTAAAAAAGGCAGAAGCCGAAGCGGAGCGGTTCCGAAAAGCTGCGGAATCTTCCATTGAACAGGCAGGAAGAAATACCCTTATTTCTTTCAGACAGGGAGTTTTGCGCGAGCTTGAAGCAATAATCGGCTCCGAAACGGCCAAGTCTTATAATGCGGAAGTCTTAAAAACCTTAATTCCGGAAACAGTAAAACTTTGGGTAAAAAACAACAATACGGAAGACTTATCGGTTATTTTATCACCTCAGGATTTAAAAAACCTCGAAAATTCATTACATTTCGCACTGAAAGATGTTATTTCAAAGGGTGTGGAAATAAAAGCGGATGGTAAAATGTCGGGAGGATTCAGAATAGGAACAAAGGACGGAGCCGCATACTATGATTTTTCGGCGGAAGCCGTGGCCGCACTCTTTGCCTCGTATTTAAGTCCGAAAACGTCCGAAATTTTAAAAAAAGCGGCAAAGGAGCTTTAA
- a CDS encoding PhnE/PtxC family ABC transporter permease encodes MKGRTVLRKFSKERFLVKTVLCLLTVITVITLIKIEIPADGIKKSFEYFFNYAGKMFFHAGLSNSYSVSELFSSLFVSVALALLTTLIGVIFAFILGIASSENLSHKAVVKCIRSLMSFVRAVPTIIWVLVFSVVAGLGAEAAILGMSFHSTAYLVKGFSESFEQIDKKTVEALKACGAGYIEIITQAVLPSSVTSLISWSFFRFEINFGNAVAVGAAAGAGGIGYELFMAGSLKFNLGEVGFISYMIFVTAIILELCSMYIKKKLKQ; translated from the coding sequence ATGAAAGGAAGAACAGTTTTAAGGAAATTTTCAAAAGAAAGATTTTTAGTAAAAACCGTTTTATGTTTACTTACGGTTATAACAGTAATAACGTTAATAAAAATAGAAATACCAGCGGACGGAATAAAAAAATCTTTTGAATATTTTTTTAATTATGCGGGAAAAATGTTTTTTCATGCGGGACTTTCAAACTCTTATTCCGTAAGTGAATTATTTTCTTCGCTCTTTGTAAGTGTGGCTCTTGCACTTCTTACAACCTTAATAGGAGTTATATTTGCCTTTATTCTTGGCATCGCTTCTTCCGAAAACCTTTCTCATAAAGCGGTTGTAAAATGTATACGCAGTTTAATGTCCTTTGTGCGTGCCGTTCCGACTATAATTTGGGTTTTGGTTTTTTCCGTAGTTGCAGGACTTGGGGCTGAAGCTGCAATTTTGGGAATGAGTTTTCACAGCACTGCCTACTTGGTTAAAGGCTTTTCCGAAAGTTTTGAACAAATAGATAAAAAGACAGTTGAAGCCTTAAAGGCTTGTGGAGCGGGGTACATAGAAATAATTACACAAGCCGTATTGCCTTCTTCAGTAACAAGTTTAATTTCGTGGAGCTTTTTCCGTTTTGAAATTAACTTCGGAAATGCCGTCGCAGTTGGAGCGGCTGCCGGAGCGGGGGGAATAGGTTATGAATTATTTATGGCAGGCAGTTTAAAATTCAATTTAGGCGAAGTAGGTTTTATTTCGTATATGATTTTTGTTACCGCAATTATTTTAGAGTTATGCTCTATGTATATTAAAAAAAAGTTAAAACAATAA
- a CDS encoding ABC transporter permease codes for MKNKSTKKNIHGFRGVFHRMSKNKLAMLGLAIIIILVLMAVFADFIAPYSFDGTDLDNQFAPPRLSHPFGQDEFGRDILSRVIYGARISLKVGFISVGIALIIGSFIGAVAGYFGGKADTALMRFIDILQAIPDILLAIAIVASLGPGLGNLMIAVGIAGIPGYAKIVRSAVMSIVDMEFVEAARAGGSSDFRIIFKHIIPNCMAPIIVQATLGVAYAILNAAGLSFIGLGLEPPTPEWGAMLSGGRAYIRSYVHLTLFPGLAIVITIFALNVLGDGLRDALDPKLKR; via the coding sequence ATGAAGAATAAGAGTACCAAAAAAAACATACATGGATTCCGCGGTGTTTTTCATAGAATGAGTAAAAACAAACTTGCTATGCTGGGTTTAGCCATTATTATCATTCTCGTTTTAATGGCGGTATTTGCCGATTTTATAGCGCCGTATTCCTTTGACGGAACGGACCTTGACAATCAATTTGCGCCTCCCCGCCTTTCCCACCCCTTCGGACAGGACGAATTCGGACGCGACATTTTAAGCCGTGTTATATACGGTGCAAGAATTTCGCTTAAAGTCGGATTTATCTCCGTAGGCATAGCCCTTATAATAGGCTCCTTTATCGGAGCCGTTGCAGGATACTTCGGCGGCAAAGCGGATACGGCTTTAATGCGCTTTATCGATATTTTACAGGCAATTCCGGATATACTTCTTGCAATTGCAATTGTAGCCTCTCTCGGGCCAGGTCTGGGCAATTTAATGATTGCCGTAGGTATTGCGGGAATACCTGGATACGCTAAAATTGTCCGCTCCGCAGTTATGTCCATAGTGGATATGGAATTCGTGGAAGCCGCAAGAGCGGGAGGCTCTTCCGATTTTAGAATTATTTTTAAACATATAATTCCCAATTGTATGGCACCCATCATAGTACAGGCTACCCTAGGCGTAGCATACGCCATCTTAAATGCCGCAGGTTTAAGTTTTATCGGCTTGGGACTTGAGCCGCCTACACCCGAATGGGGCGCAATGCTTTCGGGAGGAAGAGCTTATATAAGAAGCTATGTACATCTTACATTATTCCCGGGTTTGGCTATAGTTATCACTATTTTTGCCCTTAACGTCTTGGGAGACGGTTTGCGCGATGCCCTTGACCCGAAACTGAAGCGCTGA
- a CDS encoding DUF2764 family protein, with amino-acid sequence MASYYYLTAQLPSIQASSQAPMSFKAFKELALRFLTEKDAAILNKLSLEPPRSEEKTGSAFLDNWYGFERSLRLALEQARALKLKWESSISYEERLTLSGAFSPMQSARAAVAMQNPLEAENFLDNVRFQAADTVRGSDGFSSDAVFSYAIKLLLRERASKFDMERGREEYSHLYHEILGEKRI; translated from the coding sequence GTGGCTTCTTATTATTATTTAACGGCACAGCTGCCTTCAATTCAAGCTTCTTCGCAGGCGCCTATGAGTTTTAAGGCTTTTAAAGAATTGGCTTTGCGTTTTTTAACCGAAAAAGATGCCGCAATATTAAATAAGCTGTCGTTGGAGCCTCCCCGTTCGGAAGAAAAAACGGGTTCCGCCTTTTTGGATAACTGGTACGGTTTTGAGCGTTCTTTAAGATTGGCCCTTGAACAGGCTCGAGCTTTAAAGTTAAAGTGGGAAAGCAGTATTTCTTATGAAGAGCGGCTTACTTTATCGGGAGCTTTTTCTCCTATGCAATCGGCCAGAGCCGCCGTTGCAATGCAAAATCCTTTGGAAGCGGAAAATTTTTTGGATAATGTAAGGTTTCAAGCCGCCGATACGGTAAGAGGTTCCGACGGTTTTTCTTCCGATGCCGTATTTTCCTATGCGATAAAACTTCTTTTGCGGGAGAGAGCTTCAAAATTCGATATGGAGCGGGGAAGGGAAGAGTATTCTCATCTTTATCATGAAATTCTCGGGGAAAAGAGAATTTAA
- a CDS encoding ABC transporter ATP-binding protein: MNELLNIEDLSIYYVTEAGETRAVNNLNLKLAKGETLGFVGETGSGKTTSALGIMRLVPNPPGKIISGKIFFDGENLLTKPEKEMHEIRGNKISMIFQDPMTSLNPVMTVGEQIAEVLSLHQNLKKDELKEKTCQMLETVGIKRERVNDYPHQFSGGMKQRVVIAMALACNPMLIIADEPTTALDVTIQAQVLELMTELKKKYNTSMIMITHDLGIVAEICDNVAIMYAGSVIEYGSVEKLYTDPKHPYTKGLFASIPTLDADEESLNVIKGMPPNPVNLPSGCKFHPRCEFATERCKNEIPKMVDLDEEHCVSCFLFDKEENK, encoded by the coding sequence ATGAACGAATTATTAAATATAGAAGACTTAAGTATCTACTATGTAACCGAAGCGGGAGAAACCAGGGCGGTTAACAATTTAAACTTAAAACTTGCAAAGGGTGAAACCTTGGGTTTTGTAGGAGAAACCGGTTCGGGTAAAACAACTTCGGCTTTAGGTATTATGCGTCTTGTGCCTAACCCTCCAGGAAAAATTATAAGCGGAAAAATCTTTTTTGACGGAGAAAACCTTTTAACGAAGCCTGAAAAAGAAATGCACGAAATACGCGGAAACAAAATTTCTATGATTTTTCAAGACCCGATGACTTCCCTGAATCCGGTTATGACGGTAGGAGAACAAATTGCCGAAGTTTTATCCCTTCACCAAAACTTAAAAAAAGACGAACTGAAAGAAAAAACCTGTCAAATGCTTGAAACCGTCGGAATTAAAAGAGAGCGGGTAAATGATTATCCTCATCAATTTTCAGGGGGAATGAAGCAGCGTGTAGTAATTGCAATGGCCCTTGCCTGTAATCCTATGCTTATCATAGCCGACGAACCGACTACAGCCCTCGATGTTACAATTCAAGCTCAAGTTTTGGAATTGATGACGGAATTAAAAAAGAAGTATAACACTTCTATGATAATGATTACTCACGATTTGGGCATAGTAGCGGAAATTTGCGATAATGTTGCAATAATGTATGCAGGCTCGGTAATTGAATACGGTTCCGTAGAAAAACTTTATACCGACCCTAAGCACCCTTATACAAAGGGATTATTTGCTTCAATTCCGACCCTCGATGCGGACGAAGAGTCTCTTAACGTAATTAAGGGAATGCCGCCCAATCCTGTAAATTTGCCTTCCGGCTGTAAGTTTCACCCAAGATGCGAATTTGCAACCGAACGCTGTAAAAATGAAATTCCTAAAATGGTTGACTTGGACGAAGAGCACTGTGTTTCGTGCTTTTTATTCGACAAGGAGGAAAATAAATGA
- a CDS encoding ABC transporter permease — protein MLKYIIRRILLLIPVMLGVSTIVFSLLYFTPGDPVRNKLGTNASPEEVIKLREKMGLNDPFIVQFGRYLKNIVFRGSLGDSYITEQPVVLEIGARVGATIKLAVASTIVAIFLGIPLGIISAIKQYSAFDHIMMIFALIGLSMPVFWLGLLMILLFSVKLGMFPSSGFSSFKHIILPALALGAQSVAVLTRMTRSSMLETIRQDYIRTARAKGQKEKIVVFKHALGNSLIPVITVVGIQFGQLMGGAVMTEIIFSIPGIGRLMIDSIKLRDAPVVLGCVLFVAVTFAIVNLIVDILYTYVDPRIKTQYT, from the coding sequence ATGCTTAAATATATAATAAGGCGGATATTATTATTGATTCCGGTTATGCTTGGAGTGTCTACAATAGTTTTTTCGCTTTTATATTTTACACCCGGTGACCCTGTAAGAAATAAACTGGGAACAAACGCTTCACCGGAAGAAGTTATAAAACTTAGAGAAAAAATGGGATTAAACGACCCGTTTATAGTCCAATTCGGGAGGTATCTTAAAAACATAGTTTTCCGAGGAAGTTTAGGAGATTCGTACATAACGGAACAACCTGTAGTTTTGGAAATAGGCGCCAGAGTAGGAGCTACAATAAAACTGGCTGTAGCTTCGACAATTGTTGCGATTTTTTTGGGAATTCCTTTAGGTATTATATCTGCAATTAAACAATATTCGGCTTTTGACCACATAATGATGATTTTTGCCTTAATCGGCCTTTCAATGCCCGTTTTTTGGCTGGGACTTTTAATGATTTTACTTTTTTCAGTTAAATTGGGAATGTTCCCGTCGTCCGGGTTTTCAAGCTTTAAACATATAATCTTACCCGCATTGGCTTTAGGAGCCCAATCGGTAGCGGTTTTAACCAGAATGACCCGCTCAAGTATGCTTGAAACAATAAGACAGGACTACATAAGAACGGCACGGGCAAAAGGACAAAAGGAAAAAATAGTGGTTTTTAAACACGCTCTGGGAAATTCTCTTATACCCGTAATTACCGTTGTAGGTATTCAGTTCGGGCAGTTAATGGGAGGAGCCGTTATGACGGAAATTATTTTTTCCATTCCCGGTATAGGACGGTTAATGATAGATTCGATTAAATTAAGGGACGCTCCGGTAGTTTTAGGCTGCGTTTTATTCGTTGCCGTAACCTTCGCAATCGTAAATTTAATCGTAGATATTTTATATACCTATGTAGACCCGAGAATAAAAACTCAATACACATAA